From the genome of Pseudomonadota bacterium, one region includes:
- a CDS encoding CTP synthase yields MKPKYIFVTGGVISSLGKGLAAASLGALLEARNLTVGMQKLDPYLNVDPGTMSPFQHGEVFVTDDGAETDLDLGHYERFTRTRLTRHSNYTSGKIYDQVISKERRGDYLGGTVQVIPHITNEIKNCIRQWADNIDVAIVEIGGTVGDIESQPFLEAIRQFRYDVGPRNVLYIHLTLVPYIKTAGELKTKPTQHSVRELRQIGIQPDIILCRADRELSAEIKAKISLFCNTSADAVFTARDVDSIYECPMALHEEGVDDKVVALLNIWTGAPRLESWREIVRKIKAPAAGSVTIGVVGKYIALTESYKSLNEALAHGGIANDVKVELDYVDAEELVGLSDEALARRFAGVDGFLIPGGFGTRGVEGKIAAAGFARRRRVPLFGICLGMQLMAVEFARSVAGLGDANSAEFNPATQAPVFDLLKEWRSADGSQVFTQNENSDKGGTMRLGAHPCRLQEGSFAWQAYQRQAEISERHRHRYEFNNAYRAVLEEGGLKVTGVHVHHDLVEIIELQDHPWYLGCQFHPEFTSKPMCPHPLFVAFIKAAVENRGRE; encoded by the coding sequence TTGAAACCCAAGTATATTTTTGTCACCGGCGGGGTTATCTCCTCGCTGGGTAAAGGTCTGGCCGCCGCCTCTCTGGGGGCTCTGCTGGAAGCCCGCAACCTGACGGTCGGAATGCAGAAACTTGATCCCTATCTCAATGTCGATCCCGGAACCATGAGTCCCTTTCAGCACGGCGAGGTTTTTGTCACCGACGACGGCGCGGAAACCGATCTTGACCTGGGCCACTACGAACGTTTTACCCGGACCCGGTTGACCCGGCACAGCAACTATACCTCCGGCAAGATTTATGACCAGGTGATTTCCAAGGAACGCCGGGGAGACTATCTCGGCGGCACGGTGCAGGTGATTCCGCACATCACCAACGAAATCAAGAACTGCATTCGGCAATGGGCCGACAATATCGATGTCGCCATCGTCGAGATCGGCGGCACCGTCGGCGATATCGAGAGCCAACCTTTTCTCGAGGCCATTCGCCAGTTTCGCTACGATGTCGGGCCCCGCAATGTTCTGTATATTCATCTGACCCTGGTGCCTTATATCAAGACCGCGGGCGAGCTCAAGACCAAGCCGACCCAGCACAGCGTCAGGGAACTGCGCCAGATCGGGATTCAGCCCGATATCATTCTCTGTCGGGCCGATCGCGAGCTCTCGGCCGAGATCAAGGCGAAAATCTCGCTTTTCTGCAATACCAGCGCCGATGCCGTCTTTACGGCGCGCGATGTCGACAGCATTTATGAATGTCCGATGGCCCTGCATGAAGAGGGCGTGGATGACAAGGTTGTTGCCTTGCTTAATATCTGGACCGGGGCCCCGCGGCTTGAATCCTGGCGCGAGATCGTGCGTAAGATCAAGGCCCCGGCGGCCGGGTCGGTGACGATCGGGGTGGTGGGTAAGTATATTGCCTTGACCGAATCCTATAAAAGCCTGAACGAGGCCCTGGCCCATGGCGGCATCGCCAACGATGTCAAGGTCGAGCTTGATTATGTTGATGCCGAGGAGCTGGTTGGTCTCAGTGACGAGGCTCTGGCGCGGCGTTTTGCCGGGGTTGATGGTTTTCTGATTCCCGGGGGGTTCGGTACGCGGGGGGTTGAAGGTAAAATCGCGGCCGCCGGCTTTGCCCGGCGCCGCAGGGTGCCGTTGTTCGGCATCTGTCTCGGCATGCAGTTGATGGCGGTTGAGTTCGCCCGCAGCGTGGCCGGGCTTGGCGATGCCAACAGCGCCGAATTCAATCCCGCGACCCAGGCTCCGGTTTTCGACCTGCTCAAGGAATGGCGCAGCGCCGACGGCAGCCAAGTCTTTACACAGAATGAAAACAGCGACAAAGGCGGCACCATGCGTCTGGGGGCTCATCCCTGCCGACTGCAGGAAGGCTCTTTCGCCTGGCAGGCCTACCAGCGTCAGGCCGAAATCTCCGAACGCCATCGTCATCGCTATGAGTTCAACAACGCCTACCGGGCCGTTCTTGAAGAAGGAGGGCTGAAGGTGACCGGCGTCCATGTGCATCATGATCTGGTTGAAATTATCGAATTGCAGGACCATCCCTGGTATCTCGGCTGCCAGTTTCATCCTGAATTTACCTCCAAGCCGATGTGTCCGCATCCTTTGTTTGTCGCCTTTATCAAGGCCGCGGTTGAAAATCGAGGCCGCGAATGA
- a CDS encoding 3-deoxy-8-phosphooctulonate synthase, which produces MTAVEINSQITIGGPGAGLVLLAGPCVLESRDGAFGIAETTSAICERLGLPYIFKASFDKANRSSVNSYRGPGLDRGLEILAAVKERFGLPLTTDVHAVEQVGPVAAVVDIIQIPAFLCRQTDLLVAAGASGRVVNIKKGQFMAPGDMRQAVDKVASTGNRRILLTERGSTFGYNNLVVDFRSLPLLAACGCPVVFDATHSVQLPAAQGLVSGGDRAMIPVLAAAAVAAGADALFMEVHPDPDRALCDGANSLPLHELEALLARLLAIRRATGA; this is translated from the coding sequence ATGACGGCGGTGGAGATTAATTCGCAGATCACGATCGGCGGTCCCGGCGCCGGCCTGGTGCTGCTTGCCGGTCCCTGTGTCCTGGAAAGCCGGGACGGAGCCTTCGGCATCGCTGAGACCACGTCCGCGATCTGCGAACGCTTGGGGTTGCCTTATATTTTCAAAGCTTCTTTTGATAAAGCCAACCGCAGCAGCGTTAATTCGTATCGCGGGCCCGGACTGGATCGAGGCCTGGAAATTCTGGCCGCAGTCAAGGAGCGTTTCGGCCTGCCGCTGACCACCGATGTCCATGCCGTTGAACAGGTCGGGCCGGTGGCCGCGGTGGTCGATATTATTCAGATTCCCGCTTTTCTTTGCCGTCAGACCGATTTGCTGGTCGCGGCCGGGGCCAGCGGTCGGGTGGTCAATATCAAGAAGGGTCAGTTCATGGCTCCGGGCGACATGCGCCAGGCAGTGGACAAGGTCGCGAGTACCGGTAACCGGCGCATTCTGCTGACCGAGCGCGGCTCCACCTTCGGCTACAACAATCTGGTGGTTGATTTTCGTTCGCTGCCGCTGCTGGCGGCTTGCGGTTGCCCGGTGGTTTTCGACGCCACCCATTCAGTGCAACTGCCGGCGGCGCAGGGTCTGGTTTCCGGCGGCGACCGGGCCATGATTCCGGTTCTCGCCGCCGCCGCAGTGGCCGCCGGGGCCGACGCTCTGTTTATGGAGGTTCATCCTGATCCCGATCGAGCCCTTTGCGACGGCGCCAACTCGTTGCCGCTGCATGAACTAGAAGCCCTGCTGGCCCGTCTCCTGGCCATCCGGCGGGCGACCGGCGCATAA
- a CDS encoding KpsF/GutQ family sugar-phosphate isomerase, translating to MLESAQIIAEGRRAVAVEAAALHELELRLDENFVLAVGRLAACQGKVVVTGIGKSGIICRKIAATLASTGTPALFLHPTEGLHGDLGVLGKNDLVLAISYSGSTEELLKIIPALKRQGLPLLAMTGNPASELAQNSDLVLDISINREACPLGLAPTASTTVTLALGDALAVALLAVKGFSADDFALRHPGGALGRRLLLRVSDIMHQGERIPLVGDQVTVKEALFEMTGKGLGVTGIGDARGFLLGVVTDGDLRRLLTRYLNPLTLPVSQVMTRGPKTIVAGELAVTALKKMEELKITSLFVVAEEVETGLKPVGILHLHDLLRAGVV from the coding sequence ATGCTTGAATCCGCGCAAATCATCGCCGAGGGGCGGCGGGCGGTGGCAGTGGAGGCCGCGGCTCTGCACGAGCTTGAACTCCGGCTTGACGAAAACTTTGTTCTGGCGGTAGGCCGGCTCGCCGCCTGTCAGGGCAAGGTCGTGGTCACCGGCATCGGCAAGTCGGGGATTATCTGCCGTAAGATTGCCGCCACCCTGGCCAGCACCGGCACGCCGGCGCTGTTTCTGCACCCGACCGAAGGCCTGCACGGTGATCTCGGAGTCCTGGGGAAAAACGATCTGGTGCTGGCCATTTCCTACAGCGGCAGCACCGAGGAACTTTTGAAAATCATTCCGGCCTTGAAACGGCAGGGCTTGCCGTTGTTGGCCATGACCGGTAATCCGGCCAGTGAACTGGCCCAGAACAGCGATCTGGTGCTGGATATCTCGATCAACCGCGAAGCCTGTCCGCTGGGTCTGGCTCCGACCGCGAGCACCACGGTGACCCTGGCTCTCGGCGACGCCCTGGCCGTGGCTCTGCTGGCGGTCAAAGGTTTCAGCGCCGATGATTTCGCCCTGCGTCATCCCGGCGGCGCGCTGGGGCGCCGTTTGCTGCTGCGAGTGTCCGATATCATGCATCAGGGTGAACGTATTCCTCTGGTCGGCGATCAGGTGACGGTCAAGGAAGCGCTTTTCGAAATGACCGGCAAGGGGTTGGGCGTGACCGGTATCGGTGACGCGCGCGGGTTCCTGCTCGGGGTGGTCACCGATGGCGATCTGCGCCGTCTGCTGACCCGGTATCTCAACCCGCTGACGCTGCCGGTCAGCCAGGTGATGACCCGCGGGCCCAAGACGATTGTTGCCGGCGAACTGGCGGTCACGGCCCTGAAAAAGATGGAAGAGCTGAAAATCACCTCGTTGTTTGTCGTGGCCGAAGAAGTTGAAACCGGGCTTAAACCGGTTGGTATTCTCCATTTGCACGACCTGCTTCGCGCCGGTGTGGTTTAG
- a CDS encoding HAD-IIIA family hydrolase, with the protein MDSKLKEKILPLKALIMDVDGVLTDGRIIIDSNGAESKQFDVRDGHGLKMLKRSGVTPALLTGRSSPVVSRRAAELGIEIVFQRCYDKLLAYRQLKKRLRLKDHEIAYVGDDVVDIPVLTRVGLAATVADADPELFPLVAWRSSRPGGRGAVRELCCLIMRVQGTWEPALAAYLKK; encoded by the coding sequence ATGGATAGTAAACTCAAGGAAAAGATTCTTCCTCTCAAGGCCCTGATCATGGATGTGGACGGGGTGCTGACCGATGGCCGGATTATTATCGACAGTAATGGTGCTGAGAGCAAGCAGTTCGATGTGCGAGACGGCCACGGCCTGAAAATGCTCAAGCGCAGCGGCGTTACTCCGGCCCTGTTGACCGGACGGAGCTCTCCGGTGGTCAGTCGTCGGGCGGCGGAGCTTGGGATTGAAATTGTTTTTCAACGCTGCTATGACAAACTGCTGGCTTATCGGCAGCTTAAAAAGCGGCTTCGTCTGAAGGATCACGAAATCGCTTATGTCGGTGATGACGTGGTCGATATTCCGGTTCTGACTCGGGTCGGTCTCGCGGCTACGGTGGCGGATGCCGACCCTGAGCTGTTCCCGCTGGTGGCCTGGCGTTCAAGCCGGCCCGGAGGTCGCGGCGCGGTGCGTGAACTCTGCTGTCTGATCATGCGGGTTCAGGGGACCTGGGAACCGGCGTTGGCCGCGTATCTGAAAAAATAG
- the lptC gene encoding LPS export ABC transporter periplasmic protein LptC → MKKKILIMLLALLLLVAVGAYLGFRLARDSGRLPELLPELARHLEFELENVRYAHSRAGLKKWELSAARARRLKGAEEIRLEEIKARLFAEGKLESDTGIEAERGFYVVASGDMELEGRIRVVSQQFQITTERLCYREAEEEIQAPGKIFVESEKLDISADSAVIDLPGQKLRMQGRVQAHLRPGAAAPVPADPPLVAPASELTTTPGTDGGMVSGTREKRKRRSRVDIEKAQKP, encoded by the coding sequence TTGAAAAAAAAAATCCTGATCATGTTGTTGGCGCTCTTGCTTCTGGTGGCGGTCGGGGCCTATTTGGGGTTCAGACTGGCGCGAGATTCCGGCCGCTTGCCCGAGCTGTTGCCCGAGCTGGCCCGACACCTGGAATTCGAACTGGAAAATGTTCGTTACGCTCACAGCCGGGCGGGGTTGAAAAAGTGGGAGCTGAGCGCGGCCCGGGCCCGGCGGCTCAAGGGCGCGGAAGAAATTCGTCTGGAAGAGATCAAGGCCCGACTCTTTGCCGAGGGCAAACTGGAGAGTGATACCGGGATTGAAGCCGAGCGGGGGTTTTATGTTGTGGCCAGCGGGGATATGGAACTTGAGGGGCGGATTCGGGTTGTCAGCCAGCAGTTTCAGATCACGACCGAACGTCTGTGTTATCGCGAGGCGGAGGAGGAAATTCAAGCTCCCGGAAAGATTTTTGTCGAGAGCGAAAAACTCGATATCAGCGCCGATAGCGCGGTGATCGATCTGCCGGGGCAAAAGTTGCGGATGCAGGGGCGGGTGCAGGCTCATCTTCGTCCGGGCGCCGCCGCGCCGGTGCCCGCCGACCCGCCGCTGGTGGCGCCCGCGTCTGAACTGACCACCACTCCGGGGACCGACGGCGGCATGGTTTCCGGCACCCGGGAAAAACGAAAACGTCGCTCCCGGGTCGATATCGAAAAGGCGCAAAAACCGTAA